A stretch of Malus sylvestris chromosome 11, drMalSylv7.2, whole genome shotgun sequence DNA encodes these proteins:
- the LOC126588434 gene encoding beta-1,6-galactosyltransferase GALT29A-like, producing MPKSVENQDEPNTQSIKICTPIYFWPHLRAPINPFNDLFVVPMKRSVRPLFSILLLIVFVATLTCRNAVRHTFELEKKVLIQPPKPVFNATLLRFAAVDAGEAEAKKEIEQLLEGNLLGRYRTFASWRRFNHQDIRARTSVGLPVMLRSPQFYRYWLDFRRVLSDWSRNKRFHADVMLDLVRLVRPPIDRHNGLVGSEQRRYSSCAVVGNSGILLNSNHGALIDSHEVVIRLNNARIENFSEKVGSKTSISFVNSNILHLCARRDGCFCHPYGLNVPMIMYICQPLHFFDYTICNVSHKAPLLVTDPRFDVLCARIVKYYSLKRFVEETGKSFEEWAAVHDGSVFHYSSGMQAIVLALGICDKVSVFGFGKSDSAKHHYHTSQKAELGLHDYPAEYAFYHDLVERPQVIPFLSEKFKIPPVVLY from the coding sequence ATGCCAAAGTCTGTAGAAAACCAGGATGAACCCAACACGCAGAGCATCAAGATCTGCACTCCCATCTATTTCTGGCCGCATTTACGGGCCCCCATCAACCCTTTCAACGATCTCTTCGTTGTTCCCATGAAGCGCTCGGTACGCCCATTATTCAGCATTCTCCTTCTCATTGTGTTCGTCGCCACGCTGACTTGCCGGAACGCCGTCCGCCATACCTTTGAGCTCGAGAAGAAGGTGCTAATCCAACCGCCAAAGCCGGTGTTCAATGCCACTCTGCTCAGATTCGCCGCCGTTGATGCAGGCGAAGCTGAAGCCAAGAAGGAGATAGAGCAGCTGTTGGAGGGTAACCTTCTCGGACGGTACCGGACTTTTGCTTCGTGGAGGCGATTTAATCACCAGGATATCAGAGCAAGGACGTCCGTTGGATTGCCGGTAATGCTCCGCTCTCCTCAGTTCTATCGTTATTGGTTGGATTTTAGGAGGGTTTTGAGTGACTGGTCGAGAAACAAACGGTTTCATGCTGATGTTATGTTGGATTTAGTGAGACTTGTTAGGCCGCCCATTGACAGGCACAATGGCTTGGTGGGTTCGGAGCAACGGCGTTATTCGTCGTGTGCAGTTGTTGGAAACAGTGGAATTTTGTTGAACAGTAATCATGGAGCTCTCATTGATAGTCATGAGGTAGTCATTCGATTGAACAATGCTAGAATTGAGAATTTTTCGGAGAAAGTTGGGTCGAAAACCAGCATTTCGTTTGTAAATAGTAACATTTTGCATCTTTGTGCTAGGAGAGATGGTTGTTTTTGCCACCCTTATGGACTAAATGTGCCAATGATCATGTACATTTGCCAACCGCTGCATTTCTTCGATTACACGATATGCAATGTGTCCCATAAAGCGCCTTTGCTGGTGACCGATCCGCGGTTTGATGTGTTGTGTGCGAGGATCGTGAAGTATTATTCGTTGAAACGGTTTGTGGAGGAGACGGGGAAGTCGTTTGAGGAATGGGCTGCTGTTCATGATGGTTCCGTGTTTCATTACTCTTCCGGTATGCAGGCTATCGTGCTCGCTTTGGGGATTTGTGACAAAGTTAGTGTTTTTGGATTTGGGAAGTCGGATTCAGCTAAGCATCATTACCATACGAGCCAGAAGGCCGAGCTTGGGTTGCACGATTATCCAGCGGAGTACGCTTTCTATCACGATTTAGTTGAGAGACCGCAGGTAATACCGTTCCTTTCGGAGAAATTCAAGATTCCTCCTGTGGTTCTATATTAA